GGACACCGAGATCGACCGAGCGACCTCGGACCTCGATGCGCTCAAGGCCGAGCGGACGCGCGCGAAGGGACAGCTGCAGGCGGCGCGCACGCGGATGGACCGGGCGGGGCGGCGGAGGTGAAGCCGATGAGGATCGTGATGCTGGCCGGCATGGTCGCGATCGCGGCGGCCGTCGTTTCGGCCGTGCTGTCGGCGCGGCGTCGTCGGGCCGACGAGCGGCTGACGGGCCGGAGGCCGAGGTGAGGACGGCCGCCCAAGCTGGTGGCCTGCTGACGCACTCGCGGCTGTCGTCGTTCCGCGCCTGTCCGCGCCGGCACTGGATGCGCTACGAGCTGGGCCTGGCTCCGGAGCGGGACGGCCTCGCGCTACGCGTCGGCTCGGCGTTCCACCTGGCGCTCGACGCGCTCGCGGGGGGCGGGGATCCCGCGCCCGCCCTGGAGGAGTCGCTGGACGATCCGTACGACCTGGCGCTGGTCGCGGCGATGGTGACGGTCCACACGGAGCGCTGGGCGCGTGAACCGTTCGATATCGTGGCCTCGGAACTCGCCTTCGACCTGCCGCTCGTGAACCCGGCGACCGGCCGGCCGAGCACGGTGTGGCGGATCGCCGGGGTGATCGACGCGATTGCGGAACTGCCCGACGGCCGGCTCGCGCTGGTCGAGCGCAAGACGACCTCGCGCGACTTCAGCCCCGGCTCCGAGTACTGGCTGCAGCTGCACATGGACCCGCAACTGTCGGTCTACGTGTTGGCTGCCCGCCAGCTCGGCTACGCCATCGACACGATCCTCTACGACGTGACCCGGCGCCCACGGATGCGGCCCCGGCGGGCGACACCGGAAGAGAAGCGCAGGTACAAGGCCAACGGCGATCTGTACGCGAATCAACGTGCCGAGGACGAGGCTCCCGAGGCGTTCGCCGTCCGCGTGGCCGCCGCCATGAGGGCGCGTCCGGACTATCACTTCGCGCGCGCCGAGATCGCGCGCCTTGACCAGGACCTCGCTGACTGCGCCGCGGAACTGTGGGCGCAACAGAAGACGTTGCGCCTCGCCCAGCGGACGGGCCGCTGGTACCGCAACCCCGGAAGCTGCTACGCGCCGTTCCCCTGCGCGTACCTGTCCGTCTGCCAATTCCGCGACCTCGAAGACGTGACGCCGAACGGATTCATTCGGCTCGAGGACGTCCACCCGGAACTCCCGGAGGTTAGTTCGGCATACCCCGCCGGAGGTTAGTTCGGCAAGCCGCGCCCGGGCCGAGCGGGCGAGAAAACAGGAGGAACAGATGACAGCAGCGAAGCCGCGTCCCGCGCCACGGAGCCCGGCTCCGAAGAGACCGCCGCCCCGCGTCGGCAACGGGTCCCGGCCGCAGACCCCCCGGAAATTCGCCGTCACGTCGGGCCGCATCGACGGGCCGCAGAAGATCGTGCTGTACGGCACGGGCGGGATCGGCAAGTCCACGCTCGCCTCGCTCGCGCCGAAGCCCGTGATCCTCGACATCGAGACGGGGACGCGGGACCTGGACGCGCACCGCGTCGAGGGGATCGAGTCGTTTGCCGAACTGCGGGCCTGTCTCCAAGGCACGGCACTCGACGGTTTCCAGACAGTGGTCATCGACTCGGCGAGCAAGGTCCAAGAGCTGGCGGTCGCGCACACGTTGGAGACGGTCAAGCACGAGAACGGATACCACGTGTCGAGTGTGGAGGGGTACGGCTTCGGGAGGGGTCTGCAGTTCGTGTACGACACATTCCTCCTCCTGCTCGCGGACCTGGACCGGCAGGCGCGCAAGGGGCGCAACGTGATTCTGGTCGGCCACCGTTGCACCGACACGGCGCCGAACCCCGAGGGGGACGACTTCCCCCGGTACGAGCTGGACCTGCAGTCGCCGCGATCCGGGAAAGCGTCGATCCGCAACCGGGTCGTGCAATGGGCCGACCACGTGCTCTATCTCGGCTACGACGTGGTGGCGGAGGACGGCAAGGGCATCGGCGGCGGAACGCGCACGATCTGGCCGAACGAGCTGCCGCATCACATCGCCAAGTCGCGGCGCATCGCCGATCCCATCCCGTTCACNNNNNNNNNNNNNNNNNNNNNNNNNNNNNNCATGAACGCGCTGGACCGCGACGGCCTGTTCAAGGCGCGCCTGCTGAGCTGGAGCGTCTACGAGGCCGAAAGCGGCGCGGTGGCCGTCTCGTGCGAGCTCCACATTCTCGAGGAATGGAACGGCGCGGACTGGGAAGACTGGTCCGGCTACGAGGACTACCGCGTCTTCGGCAACTGGTGGGTGATCAAGCGGAACGGAACCGTGAACGCGAGCGCCGTCGCGCAGCTGAGGAACTCGCTCGGCTGGGACGGCAGCCTCGACAGCGTCATGGGGCCGCCGCCCGGCCGGACCGTGCAAGTCGTGGTCAGGGGCGAGGAATACAACGGGCGGGTCCAGCACAAGGCGTCGTGGATGCAGCCGGGCGACCACAAGCCGAACCGGGGTGTCGACACGGACAGGGTCGGCCAGTTGCAGGCCCGGTTCGGGTCGCTGCTGCGCGCGGCCGCTTCATCGGGGGCCGCGCCGGCGGCAACCGCAACCGCCGCAGTCGCTCCCGCCAAGCCGGACCCGGACGATGACCTGCCCTTTTGAGCCTGCCCGAAGCGGGCGGCGTGCACTCGCGCTCGACGACAGGCGGGCGGGCACATCGGCGCTCGAGGCGGGACTGTGAGCGGGGCGTGGACCGAGTACGTGACGTACGAGGCGGCGCGGCTGCTGATCGAGTCGCTCGACGGTGATCAGTACCCCGTTCGAGGCCGGGCCGTGAAGTACTGCGCGGACTGCCGGCGGATCCACGATGCCCCGCCGCGCCGGGACGGGGCCTGAGATGCGCGTCGTCGCGCTAGACCCGTCGCTCGCCGCCACCGGCGTCGCCGTCGACCCGGGGATCCCGCCGCACGTCATCGCGCCGCCCCGGGGAGTTGTGGGCGCCGCGCGCCTGGCGCACATCGACCAGCGCATCCGCGAGGCCGTCGACGGCGCGGACCTGGTCGTCCTCGAGGGCTACTCCTACGGCTCGAAGGGCACGGCCGCCTACCAGCTCGGCGAACTCGGCGGCGTCATCCGGCTCGCGCTCCACCGGATGCGCACCCCCCTCGCCGTCGTCTCCCCCGCGGCCGTCAAGATGCTCGCCACGGGCCGGGGCAACGCGGCCAAAGAGGCGGTCTTCGCGGCGGCGATCCGCCGCCTGGGTTACCAGGGCTCGAGCACACACGAGGCCGACGCGCTCTGGCTGCTCGAAGCCGCGCTGCAGCGCTACGGGCTTCCCGGTGCCGTCAAGTTGCCCAAGACGCATCTCCGGGCGCTTGGGAAGATCGCCTGGCCGGGTCTGGGCGAAGCCGTGAAGCGCGGAGCCGCCTGATGGCGCGCCAGGTGGTGAAGTACCAGACGACCAGCGTCGAGGCCGCGCGGTCCGCGCAGCAG
This genomic interval from Gemmatimonadota bacterium contains the following:
- a CDS encoding PD-(D/E)XK nuclease family protein, with the translated sequence MRTAAQAGGLLTHSRLSSFRACPRRHWMRYELGLAPERDGLALRVGSAFHLALDALAGGGDPAPALEESLDDPYDLALVAAMVTVHTERWAREPFDIVASELAFDLPLVNPATGRPSTVWRIAGVIDAIAELPDGRLALVERKTTSRDFSPGSEYWLQLHMDPQLSVYVLAARQLGYAIDTILYDVTRRPRMRPRRATPEEKRRYKANGDLYANQRAEDEAPEAFAVRVAAAMRARPDYHFARAEIARLDQDLADCAAELWAQQKTLRLAQRTGRWYRNPGSCYAPFPCAYLSVCQFRDLEDVTPNGFIRLEDVHPELPEVSSAYPAGG
- a CDS encoding ATP-binding protein; the protein is MTAAKPRPAPRSPAPKRPPPRVGNGSRPQTPRKFAVTSGRIDGPQKIVLYGTGGIGKSTLASLAPKPVILDIETGTRDLDAHRVEGIESFAELRACLQGTALDGFQTVVIDSASKVQELAVAHTLETVKHENGYHVSSVEGYGFGRGLQFVYDTFLLLLADLDRQARKGRNVILVGHRCTDTAPNPEGDDFPRYELDLQSPRSGKASIRNRVVQWADHVLYLGYDVVAEDGKGIGGGTRTIWPNELPHHIAKSRRIADPIPFT
- a CDS encoding crossover junction endodeoxyribonuclease RuvC, whose amino-acid sequence is MPRRAGTGPEMRVVALDPSLAATGVAVDPGIPPHVIAPPRGVVGAARLAHIDQRIREAVDGADLVVLEGYSYGSKGTAAYQLGELGGVIRLALHRMRTPLAVVSPAAVKMLATGRGNAAKEAVFAAAIRRLGYQGSSTHEADALWLLEAALQRYGLPGAVKLPKTHLRALGKIAWPGLGEAVKRGAA